One segment of Sulfobacillus thermosulfidooxidans DSM 9293 DNA contains the following:
- a CDS encoding glycosyltransferase family 2 protein → MMESLPFVSIIIATYHRDDSLVNTITDLIHLDYPSYEILVIDQDPCHSRAVHDMLETWHKTHALRWIQTPKPGLTRARNVGITKSRGSLIIFVDDDVQIPDRQFLRWHVSLFLQNPHVGAAAGRVLEPGKPPLTVRRHIGWMGYCGMREPGFGSDFSAAAYSVRGCNMAFRKSALLHVGGFDERYTRSAFREDTDISFRIKKAGYAIWFNHKAWLYHLSAPHGGTRDESIAVESDIMLNDWRFALFNLSIGQQFLWIARLYASRVVKASLKRGYFSERRRAFWQGYHQAKRDRDAGPRVSLLC, encoded by the coding sequence GATCACCGATTTAATCCATTTAGATTATCCATCTTACGAAATCTTGGTGATTGATCAAGATCCGTGCCATAGTCGTGCTGTCCATGATATGCTTGAAACTTGGCATAAAACCCACGCACTCCGCTGGATTCAAACGCCAAAACCAGGACTGACCCGAGCCCGTAATGTGGGAATCACTAAGAGCCGGGGAAGTCTCATCATCTTTGTTGACGACGATGTTCAAATTCCTGATCGGCAATTTCTTAGGTGGCATGTCAGTCTTTTTCTGCAAAATCCTCATGTTGGCGCTGCCGCAGGACGGGTCTTAGAACCTGGGAAACCACCGTTGACCGTTCGCCGTCACATCGGATGGATGGGCTACTGTGGGATGCGCGAACCCGGTTTTGGATCCGATTTTTCCGCTGCTGCCTATAGCGTCCGGGGATGCAATATGGCATTTCGCAAGAGTGCCCTACTCCATGTTGGCGGATTCGATGAGCGCTATACCCGTTCTGCATTTCGCGAAGATACCGATATTTCTTTTCGAATTAAAAAAGCCGGCTATGCGATTTGGTTTAATCACAAAGCCTGGCTTTATCACTTGTCGGCACCTCATGGAGGTACCCGTGACGAATCGATCGCTGTGGAATCCGATATCATGCTCAATGACTGGCGATTTGCCTTATTTAACCTCTCAATAGGTCAACAATTTCTCTGGATCGCCAGACTTTATGCCTCACGGGTGGTGAAAGCCAGTCTAAAACGCGGTTATTTTTCTGAACGTCGCCGGGCCTTTTGGCAAGGGTACCATCAAGCCAAAAGAGACCGGGATGCGGGTCCCAGGGTCAGTCTCCTATGTTAG